The Virgibacillus dokdonensis genome includes a window with the following:
- a CDS encoding selenium metabolism-associated LysR family transcriptional regulator: MNYERLQTFIAVAEKNSFSEAAKKLFVTQPTITSQIKALEEELQTKLFERTTKTVKLTQSGEILLKYARNIVQLSNLARKEILKIEEKIYGDLKIGCSLTIGEYILPHFLKRFKEKYPLIHMQAKISNSTSIVHHIKDQVVHVGLIETPINDKHIVMHPILEDELCLVTKVDYFPFLEKQITLDQLKNIPLIIRENGSGTREVVEQYLKRAGVSFHDLNIVMELGSTEAIKAVVESGLGASFISKNAILKEKQLGLLTSYSIKNVAFNRHFYLVFRKGQILTSTTELFMDELRKMAIELEGNISTNRLGVV, translated from the coding sequence GTGAACTATGAGCGATTACAAACGTTTATTGCAGTAGCTGAGAAAAACAGTTTTTCAGAAGCTGCGAAGAAGTTATTTGTTACGCAACCGACGATTACCTCACAGATAAAAGCTCTCGAAGAAGAATTACAAACTAAGTTATTTGAAAGAACGACGAAAACAGTTAAGTTAACCCAATCGGGAGAAATTTTGTTAAAGTATGCTAGAAATATTGTTCAGCTAAGCAATTTGGCTCGAAAAGAAATTTTAAAAATAGAAGAAAAAATATATGGAGATTTAAAAATAGGGTGTAGCTTAACAATTGGAGAATACATTTTACCGCATTTTTTAAAGCGTTTCAAAGAGAAGTATCCACTTATTCATATGCAAGCAAAAATTTCTAATTCAACTTCAATTGTTCATCATATAAAGGATCAGGTCGTACATGTAGGATTAATCGAGACTCCAATTAATGATAAGCACATCGTGATGCATCCAATATTAGAAGATGAACTCTGCTTAGTAACGAAAGTCGATTATTTTCCTTTTCTTGAAAAGCAAATAACGTTAGATCAATTAAAAAACATTCCTTTAATCATACGTGAAAACGGTTCTGGCACGCGTGAAGTTGTGGAGCAATATTTAAAACGAGCGGGAGTTTCTTTTCATGATTTGAACATTGTAATGGAATTGGGCAGTACTGAAGCAATTAAAGCGGTAGTAGAATCAGGGTTAGGAGCTTCTTTTATTTCTAAAAACGCAATTTTAAAAGAGAAGCAATTAGGCTTACTAACGTCCTATAGCATAAAAAACGTTGCGTTTAACCGACATTTCTATTTGGTGTTTCGAAAAGGTCAGATCTTAACTTCAACTACAGAATTGTTTATGGATGAATTGAGAAAGATGGCTATAGAACTAGAGGGCAATATTTCCACAAATCGATTAGGTG
- a CDS encoding aminotransferase: MKEKMEMRSVTEEKPSHLWHAMHRHDPQAKQLVAVKGEGGWFTDEAGNRYLDGVSGLWCLNLGHGRQEIIEACAEQMGKLTYFPLTMSHQPALQLATKLSDLLGGNYQCFFSNSGSEANETAFKIARQYHKQTGNPEKYKIISRYRSYHGTTLGALSATAQANRRVKYDPAVPGFLHVYPPYAYRSIFNGTKEESDLKTAQLVEETIRWEGEETVAAFIMEPFISGGGVIIPSMEYIERVQDICNRYNVLLIMDEVVSGFGRTGEMFGFMHANGVQPDIVTMAKGLTSGYLPLGATAVKDKIYQSFKNVGKDNHFRHVSTYGGHPAACAVALKNIEIIERENVVQRVHDLAKSHLNTLQRLTKYDYVGEVRQIGFLVGLEMVKDKVTKEPLEDEKMVEILQNCKHRGLIIGRNGDTVPGQNNVIIIAPPLTSTEEDLMFLVETVTDVFNHLFGSNISGSIPL; this comes from the coding sequence ATGAAGGAGAAAATGGAAATGCGTTCTGTTACAGAAGAGAAGCCATCACACTTATGGCATGCCATGCATCGGCATGATCCGCAAGCGAAGCAGTTGGTTGCGGTTAAAGGAGAGGGCGGTTGGTTTACAGATGAGGCTGGGAATCGCTATTTGGATGGTGTTTCGGGTTTATGGTGTTTAAATCTAGGGCATGGAAGGCAAGAAATTATTGAAGCATGTGCAGAACAAATGGGGAAATTAACCTATTTTCCATTAACGATGAGTCACCAACCTGCATTGCAGTTAGCTACGAAGCTGAGTGATTTATTAGGCGGAAACTACCAATGCTTTTTTTCAAATAGTGGTTCGGAAGCAAATGAAACCGCTTTTAAGATTGCGAGACAGTATCACAAACAGACCGGGAATCCGGAAAAATATAAAATCATCTCCCGTTATCGGAGCTATCATGGGACTACTTTAGGTGCATTAAGTGCTACTGCACAAGCAAATAGACGTGTAAAATATGATCCGGCTGTTCCAGGGTTTTTACACGTCTATCCACCATATGCTTATCGGTCGATTTTTAATGGTACAAAAGAAGAGTCTGATTTAAAAACTGCGCAATTGGTAGAGGAGACCATTCGTTGGGAAGGAGAAGAAACAGTAGCCGCATTTATAATGGAACCGTTTATTTCTGGTGGTGGAGTTATCATTCCCTCTATGGAGTATATTGAACGAGTTCAAGACATTTGCAATCGATACAATGTCTTGCTCATCATGGATGAAGTCGTTTCCGGTTTTGGCAGAACGGGAGAAATGTTTGGGTTTATGCATGCAAATGGGGTACAACCTGATATCGTAACGATGGCAAAAGGATTAACAAGTGGTTATTTACCATTAGGTGCAACTGCTGTAAAAGATAAAATCTATCAATCATTTAAAAACGTCGGCAAAGATAACCATTTTCGACATGTATCCACATATGGCGGACATCCTGCAGCGTGTGCAGTAGCGCTAAAAAATATTGAAATTATTGAACGGGAAAATGTAGTGCAACGTGTACACGATCTTGCTAAAAGTCACTTAAACACGTTGCAGCGACTAACAAAGTATGATTATGTTGGTGAAGTGAGACAGATTGGTTTCTTGGTAGGCTTGGAAATGGTCAAGGATAAAGTAACAAAAGAACCGTTAGAAGATGAAAAAATGGTGGAAATATTGCAAAACTGCAAGCACAGAGGATTAATTATTGGACGAAATGGCGATACGGTACCTGGCCAAAATAATGTCATCATCATTGCTCCACCATTAACAAGTACGGAAGAAGATTTGATGTTTCTAGTGGAGACGGTAACAGATGTTTTTAATCATCTCTTTGGTAGTAATATTTCTGGAAGTATTCCATTATAG